A genomic window from Deinococcus roseus includes:
- a CDS encoding single-stranded DNA-binding protein: protein MVKYSRGARPTDPEHLKEGEESVRYITLITCPCNGRPLEAYQNPEKVAAASP from the coding sequence ATCGTCAAATACTCCCGTGGGGCACGCCCCACCGACCCCGAGCACCTCAAAGAAGGTGAGGAGTCGGTGCGTTACATCACCCTGATCACCTGTCCTTGCAACGGTCGGCCCCTGGAGGCCTACCAGAACCCGGAGAAAGTCGCGGCTGCTTCTCCTTGA
- a CDS encoding single-stranded DNA-binding protein, which translates to MRLTVQVRNEDELLSVMRQYGKRGWTSGEIPAGGLVLPLSMADTFDWSLIGAREFLSQEGEKCVFHKGQVYKRRELEEVDTKKLRAPQNRQILPWGTPHRPRAPQRR; encoded by the coding sequence GTGAGACTCACCGTGCAGGTCCGGAATGAAGATGAACTGCTCAGCGTCATGCGACAGTACGGCAAACGCGGCTGGACCAGCGGAGAGATCCCCGCAGGCGGCCTGGTGCTGCCGCTTTCCATGGCCGACACGTTTGACTGGTCCCTGATTGGCGCACGTGAATTTTTGAGTCAGGAAGGTGAAAAATGCGTGTTCCACAAGGGACAGGTCTACAAGCGGCGTGAGCTCGAGGAGGTGGACACCAAGAAACTTAGGGCTCCCCAAAATCGTCAAATACTCCCGTGGGGCACGCCCCACCGACCCCGAGCACCTCAAAGAAGGTGA
- a CDS encoding single-stranded DNA-binding protein, protein MNVNTVILIGALTRDPELRYTPNGTPVVEYTVAGEESITKADGTSGDAVWYLRCVEIGKGAEGTAEIFKAGQAVLVQGSVQEETWEQDGQKHSKLTVKQHKIAHVSRPETDLVQDQQGGFRLKNARNWVRLVGNLGKAPEIRYVPSGAAVVSPSIAVTESWKGRDGNWQEKTHWVQVELWEANAESLVKQAGKGSTLLVDGRLKNESWTDSEGNKRQNTILAAETFEIVERFSKAPKPQGQPVGVGKPQSSSTSQDAFPPEEEDLPF, encoded by the coding sequence ATGAACGTGAACACAGTGATCCTGATTGGCGCTTTGACCCGTGACCCCGAACTTCGTTACACCCCGAACGGCACCCCGGTGGTGGAGTACACCGTGGCTGGTGAGGAAAGCATCACCAAAGCGGATGGCACCTCAGGGGACGCAGTGTGGTACCTGCGTTGCGTGGAGATCGGCAAGGGCGCAGAGGGCACCGCTGAGATCTTCAAGGCGGGCCAGGCCGTGCTGGTGCAGGGCAGCGTGCAGGAAGAGACCTGGGAGCAAGATGGTCAGAAGCACTCCAAGCTGACCGTCAAACAACACAAAATCGCCCACGTCAGCCGTCCCGAAACGGACCTGGTGCAAGACCAGCAGGGTGGGTTCCGCCTGAAGAACGCCCGCAACTGGGTGAGGCTGGTGGGGAACCTCGGCAAAGCCCCGGAAATCCGCTATGTGCCGAGCGGTGCAGCGGTGGTCTCCCCTTCCATCGCTGTGACGGAATCCTGGAAGGGCAGGGACGGCAACTGGCAGGAAAAAACCCACTGGGTGCAGGTGGAACTGTGGGAAGCGAACGCCGAAAGCCTGGTCAAGCAGGCAGGCAAGGGCAGCACCCTGCTGGTGGATGGCCGCCTGAAGAACGAAAGCTGGACGGACAGTGAAGGCAACAAGCGCCAAAATACCATTCTCGCTGCCGAAACATTCGAGATCGTGGAGCGCTTCAGCAAGGCCCCCAAACCCCAGGGGCAACCGGTTGGGGTGGGCAAACCGCAGTCCAGCAGCACTTCCCAGGATGCTTTTCCCCCAGAGGAAGAAGATCTTCCCTTCTAA